The sequence CCTTGCCGCTCCAGTGGATTCCAAAAAAGCATCATCCGCATTCAGCTTCACCTTCCCTTCTGGTGGTTTCTCCCAAGCCTTGGCCTGCTCAGATAGCCTTACAGGGGCAGCCGTAGCCGTCGGCGTCGGTGCTAGCTCCGGCCTGAGTGCAATGCCTTTTCCCTTGATGATGTGCTTCGTAGACCGTTTGTGAATATTCGTGAGGCTGAGCATATAGCTACATAGGAACCGCCGGGGGCCTTCGATAAAGGGCATAGGCTTAACCGAGGGTCAAACTTGACCAGAGTTTGTTTAGCTTGACTTGTGTGCTACCTATGCATGATATATAAAagctgagagcatctccaacagatgcgCTATATACGCGCCATGCTGAAAAAGTAGTGCTTTTAGTGCGCGCGCTACCGTTCCGGGCGCTCCAGCGAACGCGCAAAAACCGCGCGCGCGGCATATGTAATTCAGCGCGCGGGCGGAAATGTCAtcgcgcgccgcttatttgctgcgcccgctcccgcgcgctggactctCGAGCGCTCGCGTGCAACTCCACCTACCCATccagctgcgccgccgccgccacccgcgccaccCCTTTTTTCTggcgaccgttccggcgcttccccgATCTCTTCCCACGCGGTTGCGGCTTCCTCCCTGTCTCTCTAGTCAGGCGCCGCCCGTCGCGCGCGGCAGTCCTCCGATGAACAGCGCCCGGCAGCTCACCGCCGCttggcgcccgcaaggtgttcgacaaaaggcccacaaggtatgtattgcttccaACTTCCACATTTTTACATgaaatttggtgcatgttgttttATAGCCTAGTTTTGAACATtttagatgagttcgtcgtatgattctttcgaggaagaatttgatatggaagaggaggaggatcttgcaatgatcctagctatgcacatcaataaaaaaccgaagcacggtggttcggttatgggtcggcagaaaatttggagggataggattgatgcccacaacatattgatgaggcactattttgtggagaatcccacataccccgagtcgtactttcgtcgcctaggatgagcaccgagttgttcagacgcattgcagagaaactagcaaGCTATGACCGGTTTTTTCAGCAGAGGAGGAATgtcgccggagagctcgggcatagtaCCTTTTAGAAGGTGACAACCGCTTTGCGTATATTGTCATACGGTATCcccgctgatctagttgatgatcacttggccttGGGTGAGAGCCaggccatcatgtgtgtcaagcgcttcgcagtcggaattgtgcaagtgttcgGTCCGGAGTACTTGAGAACTCCCAATGTTAAAGATGTCAcaaggctattggagatgaacaaagctcgcaggttcccaggtatgcttggctcaatagattgcatgcattggagttggaagaattgtccaaaggcatggcatggccaATTCCACGgacaaaaaaagggttccactataatccttgaagcggtggccgatcaagagacttggatttggtaTATTtattttggaatgcctggatctttgaatgacatcaacgttgtcaaccggtcaccactgatgagtaAGATTGCAGATGGTGAactgccaccggtgcagtttgtagctaatggtcgtacatacaaccatggctactatcttgcggatggcatcaacccaaagtggcaaacatttTTGAAGCCGTTGAAAAAATCGGAAGGTAAGAaatatcttgatttccacaatgctaaagcggcggctagaaaagatgtggagagagcttttgggattttgcaagcccaatttgctattgtgagaggaccggctagattttgggatcagaaGATGCTTTGATACataatgcacgcttgtgtgatcatgcacaacatgatcatcgagaatgagcgtggccaagatgtagactactctcactatgagctcttgggacatcccgtgcgagtgcggtggagggctgaaagggtggcccgttttgttgcctcctatcatgccattcgacgtctGGCAGCGTATAATGAACTCaagaaggatctcattgaggagtggtgggctTGAAATGGCCgccaaagagcatcatgatttgtgcgtttgatgttgtattgttgaactatttgttataTTTCATGAAAgatactatttgtttgagttgtaataaattgaactatttattttaAACTTGGTTGATTGATGTTTGTGATTTAAACTatatgccatgtctttgttttgtgGATGTGTTGTGTACAAAATGCAACAAATGTGATGCGCCGGCTGCTCGCATGCGCTGCTGGAGCTGCGCGcgtgctgcattttagcgcggctgctgaagccagcgctgcgcgccgcgccaaacctgGCGGGCGCGTCGTATGCCGCAGACCAGATTTTAGCGTGCAGCGCATTGGGCGGCTGTTTGAGATGCTCTAATAATATATTTAAGCAAGCAAGCATACATATATGCTAATACGTAGGTGTTAGTGATAATGATAGAAGGATAATTTTATGTGGCAATTAACATGAGCAACGCCGATGTCAACGAACGCTGGCCACACCCACATCGTGGATTCTCTCTTTCATGGACCGGCCGGCGCCCGGGCATCACGAATGGCGCCGACGCAACGTGTGCGGTGAGGTGCGCACGATTCAGCAGACGTGAACATGCGTATAGCAGCCACATAGCTAATTAAACGAGTAAAATGTCTGTGTTGTGGTTAGGATTAAGTCAACTGAAATGTTTATCCGGCTAGCAGAATATTCTTGCTTTGCGACGGCGGAACAAATAGTTCaatttattacaactcaaacaaatagtatcCGGCTGACCCCGTTCTACATCTTAACGGAATTGTCGAAggacattgttgttgttgttttttttgcgTAGAGAAGCACATTGTATTGTTTATTTTGTATTCGCAAGGGCGACGACATGATTTTCTTAAACTCATACACTAAAACGGGAATTAAAACACAGTGTCAAAGATCGGATCCGTTGGAGGAAATATTCAGTCTTGTATATGACCAATCAATTGAAAGCCAGGTGATCCATGCCCGGGACTGACCGGGACACACACAAGTGGCACGCACGACACGACGCGCGATGCACAATTGCCAGCGGCGGCGTGAACCGCGCCGGCCTATATTAGTGGAGTAGTATATATCTTCCGTAGTACGTAGTCAGCTAAATTGGTCACGTCAAGTTAGAAGGAAGGAATTATCACCAATGGCAATAGGAGGGTCAAATGCTAGCACGTCAGGTAAAACTTGCTAGTACCACGAGAGAAGAAAGCAATCAATCCACCAGATTAATCTCAGGCCACACATCAAAGTCTACTGGCTCTTTTAGAACAACATAATCTATCCGGCCGTGTCGTCGTGCATGCATAGTGCAGCTTTGCACCACCATAAGGATGCTTCCATGTCCCTGCGACTCTCACTATCACATCACATACTTATGGCGCGGTGTGCATACACGTACGAGGGCGGCAGTGACGACCGCATTCCGTCCAACTCGTCATGTGGCGGCGGCCGGCTCCTCCCCGTTGCGTGCGCCTACAGGGTGCCTGTCTGCTTGTCTCGTGTCTCGACGTGTGTTGTTCGGCGGACGTTCGCCTCCCTGGTCGACGTCTATGCCGCCGGCCGGACGGGCAGTGACCTCCAGCTTGATCGCCGGCTCCCTAGCTCCACGCCGGCAGAGTCAGAGGTGGTGACAAATCTAAAGGTATAGAGACAGAGAGAGGCGCTGACGGCGGCGTGATGAAGGGTACACGCAGGAGCAACTCCGTCGCCATCACGTTATGGCCAAAAATGCTAGACGTGCGGGAAGGAAACTCTATGTGTACTCGTTAAGAAagtatactccctctgatccatactAATTGTCATCATAACTTTCTATTAAATCAGAGACAATTAATATGAATCAAAGGGAGTAGATGATATAATGTCAAAAAAGGCACGACCCATACATCACCATAGAGATGCCACTCCATGAAACACCTGAACGAAGTAAGGATCATCATCAACCTGATGGTTGGTGATCCACGATTAAGAAAACAAACTGAATCCAACCCAGACTAGAGCAAAAGATACCCCAGAGCTGAACCCCACTGGTGTAAGCCTGCTCCTCGCCAAAACAATATGATTGTTTCCTGGTCCGGTCTTGCCATCGATATATGTCAGTCGATCCAGGAGCCGGAACCAGAGCCAGAGCTTGACTCCTCCATGGAAGATCAATGCAAGACGATGACTGAGAAGACAAGTACAACGGagaagaggccaaggaagaagatcAACCTATAATAGTAGCTCGCAAAAATACTGGCACTCAACAATATGCCCAACTGGGTCAGATCATATATTTGAGATTCCTGTCGGATTAAGGGTACAAAGGCATGGCACAAAACCGTCTGAACACAGCTAGACAACAAGCACGCCACCATGATCCAACAACCTTAAGAAGACTCGTCAGCTTCCTCACCTCCCAGGTGCGCCAAGCCTTCCTTGTACACTTCAAAGTCGTCCGAGGACCAGCGGCAGACAAGGTACAGTCGGAACGTCGCCATCTTCGTCCCAAGCACGCGCTGCGACAAGGAAATCAATTGGGTCTCAGTGAAAAGAAACAGATCGACAGCATGCACAACAAGCACAGACATAGTTCTTAAGTTCTATGAAGGATAAATATGTGGTATCAGAAGTCTGGAACACCCTAACAAAGTATACAACTTTGTACAAAGTGAACCATCTGCCTATGTGTATAAAGTGAACCATCTGCCAAACCTAGCTAATTAACGTGCTATTACTGGGAAACTATACTGCTGCTTCCCGCGGCTGACCATACAACAGCACATGATCGGTATCTGTCTTGTTAATTTTTTTTAACTAATATATGTCAGCAACACTGCACAATATCCCATACATACCAGAGTGTGCGCTGCTTCTGGTGAAAGGGGCTTTCCTTCTTCACATACTACATGATCTGCAACCAATTCAACAACACCTGCACCAACAACGGTTAACTTTATTAATTCCAACCATTTTGCTTGGTAGCTTCAAGCACCTGCGTGCAAGGGAAGTACAAACCTTTGTTTAGGCGAACTGGCAGTCCTTGCTTGCGCAGAAAGGGCTCCATTTCATGTGAAAACTGTTCCAGAGGACCTTCCTTTAGCTCAACCTGAGGCATCATAAAGTTCAGAGTTTTGCTAGCCAACTCATACAAGAAACCACAAGCGCTATTTAATAGAAGAATAACACAACTTTCGACTACCACTCATTGTTATACCCTATCCAgggcatactccctctgttccgtgTTATAGGGCATGTAATTTTTTTCATGCAATTACTAATATAAGGCATCCCATCAATCTCACGCCAATTCTACCAAAAATACCCACACCAGCTGTCACAAAGTTTTTGCGTGCACCGATGCGGCGTCAGGAAAACTGGCGCAATAACTTAATCCCCAGAATTATCATGCAGTTACTTCTACATTTCCCATCTCCCCACAATCTGCAGCAAGAAAGGCCAGCATAACATGTGTCTGCTTTAGGAAGACCAACATTTAATTAGGGGTAAGATTGGAACGATTGCACCCTTTAGGCCTGTCAGGATTTGCAAAATAAGTACTCTCTATATCAGAACAGAGGGAGTCCTACCAGTACTAATTACATGTCCAGAATTACTAAAAGCTTAACACTGTGTAACCAAACTAAAAGCTTGACCATGAGTCCATGAACATGAAAGCAAAAGTAATACCGTTTGAGTAGCAATACTTCCTGTCCTCGCAAAATCATTCACCTCAAATTCTCGGAATAATCTGCAGGATTTATGATCATAACGTTACTAGAGCCGCGCCAAGTATGTAAGCAAGCATTACCAACAATGTGCAATGCTAAAAACTATAAGATAGGGCTACCTCTCGACATCATCCCTTGGGAGATTGGTAAATAACAATCCAGAAGCACCTTGAAGGAACTATAGATACAGAGAAGTAGCTGTCAGCAAAAACCTCACAAGAATGGTGTGGACTACACTTAACAGTATCTACCAAACACTGGCAAAGGATGAATCACCTTGGAGAGTTTATGCAGGCCTGTCTTAGCTTCATCAGCAGGTGACCGCCCCAATGCTATCTGCATGACCTTCTTTCCAGCAAGGAATATCCTGAGAAAAAAAATACTTACAAGTTATAAAATTGGTCTACAAATTTTGCAGCATCAACTGCCAGTAAAGCTTAGCATTAACTAGCATGGTGTGTGTTCTATATGCACCATAGTTGTGACTTATCACTTTATCAGGGTTTCAAGGCACTGTCCAGCAAAACAAAGCAGCATGCATCAACGAGCTGAAGCAAATTATGTTGATTCAAGCCAAAAAGCATTTGCAGACATGTCATTGTTGTGAAGGAAATGATTCAAAACCAACCATGTTCTGAATTGCTCTTGGATAGAGGACTTGAACACAGCATAAGAGATAACTAGTAGTAGTAATAAATAAAGAGTGGAACCTACCGGCTAGAGGACTTGAGTTGGTCCCTGAGGTCCTTGAGCTTCTGATTCCTCATATTGTTGTAGGTGAAGACATAGGCGCTGCTGTGGCGCTCAATGGCGTCTTTGATTTCCGTGACCACCTTGCCCTTACGCTCTAGCCCCGGCTTCTTCTTGGTCTTTGACAAGGTGACTGCGCCCATCATCAAACATCGAGATTTTGAGCATGAGATGACAAAATAAGAACAGAAAAATGACATGGTTGCTCGCCGAAACTTGGGTTTCAATTCTTGACTAGCAGTTTAGCACATATTTAGGTTCCATATGAACACCACTGGTCGTTGGAACTAATCCAAACACACAAGTTTGGTCAGCAAAACTTGGTCGAATCCAGGAGACGGAGAAGGAAGCGGGTAGAGGCAGGAGGGGGGGATTGAGGGCAGCAGAACGGAGCGAGTGAACTGACCTGAGCGATTGCGCTTGGATTTCGGCATGGCGGAGGCTTGGAGTCCTCTTCCTTGGCTGCTGTCctgggagcagcggcggcggcggctgtgcctagtgttctagggttttgagagggttCTCTCTCGCGTCCTGCCTTGCCTTTTGTTTTGTGTTGCGCCGCTCGACGAAGGGAGAAGGCCGCAGGACAGGCTTGGGTTGGGCTACAACAGGCCTACTGGACGCCCGACTATCTGGTTCGCAGTTGGCCTGGCCCATTAATCTCTAAGAACAAATTTTCTATGGCGCGTTTCTTTTAGGGGTATAACCGAGCTTTAGGCATCAAAAACCACATCGTATGGAATACAGTTCTGATCCTGAGATTGGCCAAACAAATGTAACGATCTCAGACCTAAAGAAAGTGAAAACTTGCTAAACTATGTGCTTCCACATTAACAtcatgattctcaaaaaaaaaacattgAAACTAAGCTGAGTAGTAGTTAATCCCACTAATGATAGCCCCATATCTGCCTCTAGATCTGTTGTTGACGTCCGCTATGACTTGTTTAGAGTCTGATGCAATCACTACTTAGTGCAATTGAAGGTCCTCGGCGAGCACAAGTGCCTCCCTGCACGCAATGGCCTATGTGGTTGTCAGGTCGTCTACCGCCCAGGACCAGAGACGGGAACTACCAAGATAGCATCCCTCCTTGTCTCGACAAATTGCAGCcacggctcctcctctcgccctcggACTCCGGCTTCTACATGTATTTTTGCAAAACCCATGGGTGGTGCCTTAGGTTGTCGTACTAGTGCCACGTGAACATGGGTCGAGTCGTTGGTTGCTAAGTGTTGTTGATCATCTCCGGTTCACCAATAAATCTTGCGACAAAAGAGTGTATAGATTGGGTTTTTTGGAATATCCCCCCCCCCCCTAGCTTTTACGCATGACTGGCCAAATTGCTCATAGCGTGGCTGAAAGCTTGTGAGGTAACGATTGCATGAGTGTGAATAGCCAACAGTTTGCATTCAGTTCTGTTGTGTCTGTCATTTTGTACACTAGTTCTTCATCCGCCAGGGCCCATGTGCATCTATGGTGCGGCTATGTCTTCGTTTATGCGAGACAGTAGCTCGTCTCGCCTAGAGGGAGCCGGTCGTGGGCTCGCCATGCTGACTTTTGAAACAATTAGAATGTTTGTACCATTAAAAACAATTGCATGTGACATTTAACAACTGTTCACACGTTTCACAAAATGTATGTGGTACTTTTAAAAAATATATACAATGTAACAAAATGTTTCATGCCATTCAAAAAGATTTACATTACACTTAAAAAAGCCCACttgtttcaaaaatatgtttgtgaattttgaaaaaagtttatacaatgtaaaaaatgtcACACGGTCTAGATTTTTTTTGTATCATTCAAAAAATGCTTAACATATATTTAAGAAATGTTAATTATGGCCAATTTCAATCGATTCGGGGCCGCAACCAGGCAATGCACGTAGCATTTGTAGAGTTGATTGCTAAGAACTATtccccccgtcccataatataagaacatttttgacactgtTACTAATTAGAATCAAAAGAAACCTCTCTGCTCTCCTATTTCTTCGTATGCAAACATAGTAGAACTGTTCAAGTTTCAATGCAGCTTATGGCTGAACACTATCTAGAGTAACaccaaataaaaaatatagataaacaTTTCTTGGGTGATCACGGACAAAGCTAAACGATGTGCCGAAGTAATCATAAAAAATCAGCTACAAAATGGCATAATCGA comes from Triticum aestivum cultivar Chinese Spring chromosome 5B, IWGSC CS RefSeq v2.1, whole genome shotgun sequence and encodes:
- the LOC123111418 gene encoding mRNA turnover protein 4 homolog, which gives rise to MPKSKRNRSVTLSKTKKKPGLERKGKVVTEIKDAIERHSSAYVFTYNNMRNQKLKDLRDQLKSSSRIFLAGKKVMQIALGRSPADEAKTGLHKLSKFLQGASGLLFTNLPRDDVERLFREFEVNDFARTGSIATQTVELKEGPLEQFSHEMEPFLRKQGLPVRLNKGVVELVADHVVCEEGKPLSPEAAHTLRVLGTKMATFRLYLVCRWSSDDFEVYKEGLAHLGGEEADESS